GTTTTAATGAGTCCGCTATTAACTGAAAGCCTTAATAACCATCTGGTTATAAACACAGCTGTTATCATACTTCCTAAGATACTCATTGTTAAAGTAACTGCAAAACCTCTAATTGGACCACTACCAAACCAGTATAAAACTGCTGCGGCTATAAGTGTGGTAATATTTGAGTCTAAAATTGTAACTATAGCCCGAGAAAAACCAGTTTCAATACCAGAGCGAATTGAGTGACCGTTTCTAATCTCGTCCTTTACTCTTTCAAATATAATTATATTTGCATCTACTGCCATACCTATACCAAGTATTAAACCTGCTAAACCTGGTAGGGTGATAGTAGAATTAGTTACTATTAAACCTGCCATAACTATTGTCATATAACTTGCTAAAGCAATATCTGCTACTAAACCAAAAGCTCTATAGAAAAATATCATAAAACATAGAACTAAAATAGCACCAATAATTCCAGCTTTCATACTTGTACTCAAGGAGTCTTGTCCTAATTTTGGACCTATCGCGCGCGTTTCACGAGCTACTAATGGAATAGGCAATGAACCAGAGCGAAGTAATAGTGCTAACTTACCAGCTTGCTCATCTGTAAACGAGCCAGAAATACTAGCATCTTTACCAACCTCTTGTTCTATTCGAGGTGTTGAAATAGCAACATCATCAAGAGTAATGTAGAGTAGTTCTCCTACATTTTTGCCTGTAAACTCTTTCATTTTTGCACCAGCTTCATCATTAAAAGTTAAAGCTACATAAGGTTTGCCGTATTGGTCAAACTTAACTACAGCCTCTTTTAAATCTTTACCAGAAACAATTTGAGTATATTCAACTTGTCCATCAACTACTTTGGCCGATTTAAACTCAAGCAAAGCAGTTTTTCCTACTAAATCTAAAACCTGTTCTTGATCTTGTACTCCAGGTATTGCAATACGAATTCTATTACCACCCTCAATTGTTATCTCAGGCTCTTTGGTACCCAGTTGATCAACACGGTTTTGTATGATAGCCTTAGCTTTTTCTAAATCATCTTTGGTCACTGTAACACCATCTGCTACATCGGCCTCTAACAACACGTATACTCCACCTTCTAGGTCGAGTCCCAAAGCTAATGCATCTTTGTTAAAAATTTCATAATAAACATAAGCTCCTGCACCGCCAATTATGACAATTAGCAAAATTAGAGCTATTATGCTTTTAGATGAGCGCATTTCATCTTCTCCTCTCCGTACATACACATCCTTAACATTATAACCTGACCCATTTTATGGTGTCAATGAATGATTACTACTTATCACATACTTATAACAAACTTATAATAGCTGGTATTTGTTTATAACTAAATTAAACCTTGCATTTAGAAACTCAGCAGCCCTTCTACACATTACCATACGGGTTAAAAAAATCTCAAAGTATTCCATTACCTGTGATATTGACGTGTCTATATTAATATCTAAAACAATGTGGTTTCCGT
This Clostridium sp. 'deep sea' DNA region includes the following protein-coding sequences:
- the secD gene encoding protein translocase subunit SecD, translating into MRSSKSIIALILLIVIIGGAGAYVYYEIFNKDALALGLDLEGGVYVLLEADVADGVTVTKDDLEKAKAIIQNRVDQLGTKEPEITIEGGNRIRIAIPGVQDQEQVLDLVGKTALLEFKSAKVVDGQVEYTQIVSGKDLKEAVVKFDQYGKPYVALTFNDEAGAKMKEFTGKNVGELLYITLDDVAISTPRIEQEVGKDASISGSFTDEQAGKLALLLRSGSLPIPLVARETRAIGPKLGQDSLSTSMKAGIIGAILVLCFMIFFYRAFGLVADIALASYMTIVMAGLIVTNSTITLPGLAGLILGIGMAVDANIIIFERVKDEIRNGHSIRSGIETGFSRAIVTILDSNITTLIAAAVLYWFGSGPIRGFAVTLTMSILGSMITAVFITRWLLRLSVNSGLIKTKKAIGGVKEAVK